From one Pseudomonas fluorescens genomic stretch:
- a CDS encoding amino acid ABC transporter ATP-binding protein: MTASLSLATPTPAPQADPRKVVVKIEGLNKHYGAFHVLRDINLNVREGERIVLCGPSGSGKSTLIRCINRLEIAEQGSIRVNDTDLALSTRQAGEVRSEIGMVFQHFNLFPHMSVLDNCTLAPMSVRGLSRKEAEERARFYLNKVGIESQAGKYPSQLSGGQQQRVAIARALCMKPKIMLFDEPTSALDPEMVAEVLDVLVKLADTGMTMLCVTHEMGFARQVAERVLFLDGGQIIEDASPEAFFNNPQSARAKGFLAQILH; this comes from the coding sequence ATGACCGCTTCACTGAGCCTTGCGACCCCAACCCCTGCCCCCCAGGCCGACCCGCGCAAAGTCGTGGTAAAGATTGAAGGCCTGAACAAGCACTACGGTGCATTCCACGTGCTGCGCGACATCAACCTCAACGTGCGCGAGGGCGAGCGCATCGTCTTGTGCGGCCCTTCCGGTTCCGGTAAATCGACGCTGATCCGCTGCATCAACCGCCTGGAAATCGCCGAACAGGGCAGCATCCGCGTCAACGACACCGACCTCGCCCTGAGCACCCGCCAGGCTGGCGAGGTGCGCAGCGAAATCGGCATGGTGTTCCAGCATTTCAACCTGTTCCCGCACATGAGCGTGCTCGACAACTGCACCCTGGCACCGATGAGCGTGCGCGGCCTGTCGCGCAAGGAAGCCGAAGAGCGCGCGCGTTTTTACCTGAACAAGGTGGGCATCGAAAGCCAGGCCGGCAAATACCCCAGCCAGCTGTCCGGCGGCCAGCAGCAACGGGTGGCGATTGCCCGGGCGCTGTGCATGAAGCCGAAGATCATGCTGTTCGACGAGCCGACCTCGGCGCTGGACCCGGAGATGGTCGCTGAAGTGCTGGATGTACTGGTGAAACTGGCCGATACCGGCATGACCATGCTCTGCGTTACCCATGAAATGGGCTTTGCCCGTCAGGTGGCCGAGCGGGTGTTGTTTCTCGATGGCGGGCAGATCATTGAAGACGCCAGCCCCGAGGCGTTCTTCAACAACCCGCAGAGTGCACGGGCCAAGGGCTTTTTGGCGCAGATACTGCATTAA
- a CDS encoding DUF1624 domain-containing protein, protein MPPATQRLLSIDALRGLVIVFMLLDHVRETFLLHRQVGDPMDVANTDPWLFLSRTLAHLCAPVFVLLTGLAAYLYGEKHQGKAAVSTFLFKRGLVLVLLEFTLVSLAWTLELPPKVIYLQVIWAIGLSMIALAGLVWLPRPLLVALGALIVAGHNLLDPLHFAAESTLHIPWAILHDRGWIEVADNLRLRTSYPLLPWIGVIALGYAMGPWFAKSSDALTRQRKLLISATGALAGFLLLRLFNRYGEAPWQFGETPLRTLMSFFNITKYPPSLLFLALTLGVGLLLLRKFEHLQSGRAIQVLSVFGAAPMFFYLLHLYVLKVLYLIGVACFGLNQGSYFGFDGIWAIWLTAIALSLALYPPVRWFATLKARRRDIGWLKYF, encoded by the coding sequence ATGCCACCCGCCACCCAACGCCTGCTCTCCATCGACGCCCTGCGCGGCCTGGTCATTGTCTTCATGCTCCTCGACCACGTGCGCGAAACCTTCTTGCTGCACCGCCAGGTCGGCGACCCGATGGACGTCGCCAACACCGACCCCTGGCTGTTCCTCAGCCGTACCCTCGCCCACCTGTGTGCCCCGGTCTTCGTCCTGCTCACCGGCCTGGCGGCTTATCTGTATGGCGAAAAGCACCAGGGCAAAGCCGCGGTTTCGACGTTCCTGTTCAAGCGCGGCCTGGTCCTGGTGCTGCTGGAGTTCACCCTGGTCAGCCTGGCCTGGACCCTGGAGCTGCCGCCGAAGGTGATCTACCTGCAGGTGATCTGGGCCATCGGCCTGAGCATGATCGCCCTGGCTGGCCTGGTGTGGCTGCCGCGACCGCTGTTAGTAGCTCTAGGCGCGTTGATCGTCGCCGGGCACAACCTGCTCGATCCGCTGCACTTCGCTGCGGAATCGACGCTGCACATCCCTTGGGCCATCCTGCATGACCGCGGCTGGATCGAAGTAGCCGACAACCTGCGCCTGCGCACCTCATACCCGCTGCTGCCGTGGATCGGCGTGATTGCCCTGGGCTACGCCATGGGCCCCTGGTTTGCCAAGAGTTCGGACGCGCTCACACGTCAACGCAAGCTGCTGATCAGCGCTACCGGTGCACTTGCCGGCTTCCTGCTGCTGCGCCTGTTCAACCGTTACGGCGAGGCGCCGTGGCAGTTCGGCGAAACTCCACTGCGTACCCTGATGAGCTTCTTCAACATCACCAAATACCCGCCGTCGCTGCTGTTCCTGGCCCTGACCCTGGGCGTCGGCCTGTTGCTTCTGCGCAAGTTCGAGCACCTGCAAAGCGGCCGCGCGATCCAGGTACTGAGTGTGTTCGGTGCTGCGCCGATGTTCTTCTACCTGCTGCACCTGTATGTACTCAAGGTGCTGTACCTGATCGGTGTCGCCTGTTTCGGCCTGAACCAGGGCAGCTACTTTGGTTTCGACGGGATCTGGGCCATCTGGTTGACGGCCATCGCCTTGAGCCTCGCGCTCTATCCGCCGGTGCGCTGGTTCGCCACGCTCAAGGCCCGGCGCCGGGATATCGGCTGGCTGAAGTACTTCTGA
- the hpaR gene encoding homoprotocatechuate degradation operon regulator HpaR — MPTPRPSLTLTLLQAREAAMAFFRPSLNAHGLTEQQWRVIRILRQQGELESHQLAEQACILKPSMTGVLARLERDGLVRRKKSTQDQRRVFVGLTEQGQQCFVDMSEDMEHNYQRILEQFGEDKLQELLGLLNSLKNIKP, encoded by the coding sequence ATGCCCACGCCAAGACCGTCCCTGACCCTGACCCTGTTGCAAGCCCGCGAAGCCGCCATGGCCTTCTTCCGCCCCTCGCTCAACGCCCATGGCCTGACCGAACAGCAATGGCGGGTGATCCGCATCCTGCGCCAGCAAGGCGAACTGGAAAGCCATCAACTGGCCGAGCAGGCCTGCATCCTTAAACCCAGCATGACCGGCGTGCTGGCGCGCCTGGAGCGTGACGGCCTGGTGCGGCGCAAGAAGTCCACCCAGGACCAGCGGCGGGTGTTCGTCGGCCTGACCGAACAGGGCCAGCAGTGCTTCGTCGACATGAGCGAAGACATGGAACACAACTACCAGCGCATCCTTGAGCAGTTCGGCGAAGACAAACTGCAAGAACTGTTGGGGCTGCTCAACAGCCTGAAGAACATCAAGCCCTGA
- a CDS encoding gamma-glutamyl-gamma-aminobutyrate hydrolase family protein: protein MPNSNIGNKNQTSRKPVVLMTMGSQERKGHDYQVMTHKYIVPLVEHAGCVPVLVPTCCGTDDLEAYLDMADGVYLTGAGSNIDPALYGQENETPGKAQDRNRDLFDLPLVQLAIARGLPIFGICRGMQEINVALGGDIYQKVYAEPGFNDHRENPDDPVDVQYSAVHSVKLAQGSWLHKLLQSDEIRVNSLHGQGLKNLGEGIEPLARAEDGLVEAIHAPSLSPFLFAVQWHPEWQAAKNPDSVKMFQAFGEACRKQAAKGQVVKKLGTAA from the coding sequence ATGCCCAACAGCAACATTGGCAATAAGAATCAAACCTCTCGCAAACCCGTCGTGCTGATGACCATGGGCTCCCAGGAGCGCAAAGGCCACGACTATCAGGTAATGACCCACAAATACATCGTACCGCTGGTTGAACACGCCGGTTGCGTACCTGTGCTGGTGCCGACCTGCTGCGGTACCGACGACCTCGAAGCCTACCTGGACATGGCCGACGGTGTTTACCTGACCGGCGCCGGCAGCAACATCGACCCGGCCCTGTACGGCCAGGAAAACGAAACCCCGGGCAAGGCCCAGGACCGCAACCGCGACCTGTTCGACCTGCCGCTGGTGCAACTGGCCATCGCCCGTGGCCTGCCGATCTTCGGCATTTGCCGTGGCATGCAGGAAATCAACGTGGCCCTGGGTGGCGACATCTACCAGAAGGTCTACGCCGAACCTGGCTTCAACGACCACCGGGAAAACCCGGATGATCCTGTCGATGTTCAGTACAGCGCTGTTCACAGCGTCAAACTGGCGCAAGGCAGCTGGCTGCACAAGCTGTTGCAGAGCGATGAAATCCGCGTCAACTCGCTGCACGGCCAGGGCCTGAAAAACCTCGGCGAAGGCATCGAACCCCTGGCCCGCGCCGAAGATGGCCTGGTCGAAGCCATCCACGCCCCGAGCCTGTCGCCGTTCCTCTTCGCGGTGCAATGGCACCCGGAATGGCAAGCGGCGAAAAACCCCGACTCGGTGAAGATGTTCCAGGCCTTCGGCGAAGCCTGCCGCAAGCAGGCTGCCAAGGGTCAGGTGGTAAAGAAGCTGGGTACGGCTGCCTGA
- a CDS encoding EamA family transporter: MSPLESVTTKSKQLIGNSNLLAIIAGVGANIWLGGSALYWKALREISPLVLVAYRVFLSLAVLMLVLVVLGKLITLYRNLTPKSVVVHGVAGLLLATNWGVFIYASIQGYVLESGLGYLIAPCITVAASVLMLSERLSRLHSVAFLLIGIALVYLVVYAEGLNTGIYLAIALTWGGYVCLKRFSMIDAFCGTTLETLLLSLICLGAMFFTSWDMALPRTLPQSTSIILLLAGFVSVLPLLLIAFSAKHLALTTMSAFQFLLPTTQFVLAVVVYKQPINVTVATVIVFVWILLALLVAMPAMKKMCQQ, encoded by the coding sequence ATGTCGCCTTTAGAGTCCGTAACGACAAAGTCTAAGCAGCTAATAGGCAACAGCAACTTACTTGCGATCATCGCTGGGGTGGGCGCCAATATCTGGTTGGGAGGGTCGGCACTGTACTGGAAGGCGCTGCGGGAAATTTCACCCTTGGTGCTCGTTGCGTACCGGGTGTTCCTTTCGCTGGCTGTGTTGATGCTGGTGCTGGTGGTACTGGGCAAGCTGATTACGCTCTACCGGAATTTAACGCCCAAGAGTGTGGTCGTTCACGGGGTAGCTGGATTACTCCTGGCGACGAACTGGGGAGTATTTATTTACGCCTCCATCCAGGGCTACGTTCTGGAGTCTGGTCTGGGGTACTTGATCGCTCCCTGCATCACGGTAGCGGCCAGCGTGTTGATGCTGAGCGAGCGATTAAGCAGGCTGCACTCCGTTGCCTTTCTCCTGATTGGCATCGCACTGGTCTATTTGGTGGTGTACGCAGAGGGGCTGAATACTGGCATCTATCTGGCGATAGCACTTACGTGGGGCGGGTATGTGTGTCTGAAAAGGTTTTCGATGATTGATGCCTTTTGTGGCACTACGCTGGAAACGTTACTGTTATCACTGATCTGTCTCGGAGCGATGTTTTTTACTTCGTGGGATATGGCACTACCTAGGACGTTGCCTCAGTCGACGTCGATTATCCTGCTACTTGCCGGGTTCGTGTCGGTCTTGCCTTTACTGCTGATCGCTTTTTCGGCCAAACACTTAGCGTTGACGACAATGAGCGCATTCCAGTTTCTGTTACCAACCACTCAGTTCGTACTGGCTGTAGTCGTGTACAAGCAGCCGATCAACGTTACCGTCGCGACAGTTATAGTGTTTGTCTGGATACTATTGGCACTGCTGGTGGCCATGCCAGCGATGAAAAAAATGTGTCAGCAGTGA
- a CDS encoding MOSC domain-containing protein: MQKQQLTLDNVLTGRAVPFTRPDSASAIAKLPRDGEVAVTALGLAGDEQGDLRVHGGIEKAIHHYPREHYAAWAAELGEHPLLQAPGAFGENLSTSGWTEQTVCLGDRFRAGSALLEISQGRMPCWKLNDRFGVKDMSLRVQQSGRTGWYYRVLEEGVLAAGMNIELIERPHPQWSVARLSSVLFDKQVDLEVIRQCLELPLAASWRRTLSRRLEKAEVEDWAPRLQGPVQG, from the coding sequence ATGCAGAAGCAGCAACTGACCCTAGACAACGTATTGACCGGCCGTGCCGTGCCCTTCACCCGACCGGATTCAGCCAGCGCTATCGCCAAGCTACCGCGCGACGGTGAGGTAGCAGTGACCGCGCTGGGCCTGGCCGGCGACGAGCAGGGTGATTTGCGCGTGCATGGCGGGATCGAAAAGGCCATCCACCACTATCCGCGTGAGCACTATGCCGCCTGGGCTGCGGAGTTGGGCGAGCATCCGCTGCTGCAAGCACCGGGCGCTTTCGGCGAAAACCTCAGCACGAGTGGCTGGACCGAACAGACCGTCTGCCTGGGCGACCGTTTTCGCGCTGGCAGCGCCCTGCTGGAAATCTCCCAGGGTCGCATGCCGTGCTGGAAGCTCAATGACCGCTTTGGCGTGAAGGACATGTCGCTGCGGGTGCAGCAAAGCGGCCGCACCGGCTGGTACTACCGGGTGTTGGAGGAGGGCGTGCTGGCCGCCGGGATGAATATCGAGCTGATCGAGCGGCCGCATCCACAATGGTCGGTGGCACGCTTGTCTTCGGTACTGTTCGACAAGCAGGTCGACCTTGAGGTCATTCGCCAGTGCCTGGAACTGCCGTTAGCTGCCTCCTGGCGCCGGACGCTTTCGCGGCGTCTGGAAAAGGCCGAAGTCGAGGACTGGGCACCGCGTTTGCAGGGGCCTGTACAGGGATGA
- a CDS encoding DUF1353 domain-containing protein: protein MTRRTTLACLGGALIMPMLACTARKADTAVDYADQGVADEWMRQWMNEAGKRSPTGEQVPVGPLFIGRFADPVYYLREPIGWRPGRGEIGKHEAVEVPVGFVTDFASIPREFYSLLRPDGLYAYAAVIHDYLYWDQSLERDACDEILKLCMKDFRIDFATVTTIYTGVHAGGWKAWADNAELKRRGEKRILKRFPMDPTIRWAQWKVQPGVYR, encoded by the coding sequence ATGACCCGACGTACAACACTGGCGTGTCTTGGCGGCGCCCTGATCATGCCGATGCTTGCCTGCACAGCGAGGAAAGCCGACACAGCGGTGGACTATGCGGATCAGGGAGTGGCTGATGAGTGGATGCGTCAGTGGATGAACGAAGCTGGTAAACGCTCGCCCACTGGTGAGCAGGTACCGGTGGGGCCGTTGTTCATTGGGCGATTCGCCGACCCAGTGTACTACCTGAGGGAGCCCATCGGCTGGAGGCCTGGGCGGGGCGAAATCGGCAAGCATGAGGCGGTCGAAGTGCCTGTCGGTTTTGTGACTGATTTTGCCAGTATTCCCAGGGAGTTTTATTCACTCCTGCGACCGGACGGTCTTTATGCGTATGCAGCGGTTATTCATGACTATCTGTATTGGGACCAATCCCTTGAACGGGACGCTTGCGATGAGATCCTCAAACTGTGCATGAAGGATTTCAGGATTGACTTCGCTACGGTTACTACGATCTATACCGGCGTTCATGCCGGTGGCTGGAAAGCCTGGGCTGACAACGCTGAACTCAAGCGCCGAGGTGAAAAACGCATTCTCAAGCGTTTTCCCATGGATCCGACGATCCGCTGGGCACAGTGGAAGGTGCAGCCAGGTGTCTACCGTTGA
- a CDS encoding M12 family metallopeptidase translates to MLSRMAGVAIGLSVVLLNQTGAALAQPALPAGKIIEQDFGTIVRLSKWPGTTIAVCWESSQSTDRQLREVVKRAVEDTWQRNSALHFEGWQACQAASPGIHIRVAEDHPHTKRVGRYLDQMQDGMVLNFRPERWRPSCHWQLEFCVAAIAVHEFGHAIGFTHEQNRPDAPEECKADSQGIRGDYLVTRYDPSSIMNYCNPVWIGDGKLSQLDIASVRTVYGAPVVSAVHPSP, encoded by the coding sequence ATGTTGAGTCGCATGGCCGGGGTTGCGATAGGTCTGAGTGTTGTTCTGCTGAACCAGACAGGCGCAGCGCTCGCTCAGCCGGCTTTACCCGCAGGAAAGATCATAGAGCAGGACTTCGGCACCATAGTGCGATTGAGCAAGTGGCCCGGCACAACCATCGCGGTGTGCTGGGAGAGCTCCCAAAGTACGGACAGGCAGTTGCGGGAAGTGGTCAAACGTGCCGTTGAAGACACCTGGCAGCGTAACAGTGCGTTGCATTTCGAGGGCTGGCAAGCCTGCCAGGCTGCCAGTCCGGGCATACATATCAGAGTTGCTGAGGATCACCCCCATACCAAGCGAGTAGGCAGATACCTGGATCAGATGCAGGACGGCATGGTGCTCAACTTTCGCCCCGAACGCTGGAGACCTTCCTGTCACTGGCAACTGGAATTTTGTGTGGCGGCCATCGCGGTACATGAGTTCGGCCATGCCATTGGCTTTACCCATGAGCAGAACCGACCGGATGCTCCTGAAGAGTGCAAGGCCGATTCGCAGGGGATCCGTGGCGACTACCTGGTCACTCGCTATGACCCATCGTCGATCATGAACTATTGCAATCCGGTTTGGATTGGAGACGGAAAACTCAGCCAGCTGGACATAGCATCCGTGCGGACAGTCTATGGGGCACCTGTGGTTTCAGCTGTGCACCCAAGCCCATAA
- a CDS encoding S1 family peptidase → MRCLMVLGMLFLFLPAWCVAGSEATLIWDAHHQKIVHVEVIGKLANGTSELVQAASGFRVAQPYVVTNAHLFSSIGNYDSVQINVRLESRNTNPYSAHLEITDTDVDVALLKVDGLPVEAGCPYFLVTDSNAVRPGADLFFLGFPIDDVLRISVGILSINADPTLALWQTDANLNVGNSGGPGFTSGGYLVGIVKGAVTGFQVGEQTSNVQGIAQFVPSIRFQQSQVGKRVLEEQEDVRCLRAVAMNADGSFGLGSDPLAPIDKPTPLTLALPVALNWKDGSPLPTPRKFSASDNYRITRCKFEGVSVEGAEVWCTASESGTYATLDLKPVGAQEPGKARRVVGRVVLDQIPTAMGSVARLQSPVAK, encoded by the coding sequence ATGCGCTGCCTGATGGTATTGGGTATGCTGTTCTTATTTCTTCCCGCGTGGTGTGTTGCCGGCAGTGAAGCCACGTTGATATGGGATGCTCATCATCAAAAAATAGTGCATGTCGAAGTAATTGGAAAGTTGGCGAACGGTACCAGTGAGTTGGTTCAGGCCGCCTCAGGGTTCCGCGTGGCGCAACCTTACGTTGTCACCAATGCCCACTTGTTTAGTTCGATCGGTAACTATGACTCTGTGCAGATCAATGTACGTTTGGAGTCGCGTAATACCAATCCCTACTCGGCTCACCTGGAAATTACCGACACGGATGTGGATGTTGCCCTGCTAAAGGTCGACGGTCTGCCTGTAGAAGCCGGTTGTCCGTACTTTCTGGTCACGGATTCCAACGCAGTCCGCCCGGGGGCTGACCTGTTTTTTCTGGGATTCCCTATCGATGACGTGCTGCGCATATCAGTCGGCATCCTTTCGATCAATGCCGATCCGACGCTTGCGTTATGGCAAACCGACGCCAATTTGAATGTCGGCAACAGTGGAGGGCCAGGCTTTACCAGTGGCGGCTATCTGGTCGGGATTGTCAAAGGCGCTGTAACTGGCTTCCAGGTAGGTGAGCAAACCAGTAACGTGCAAGGTATTGCGCAGTTCGTACCTTCCATCCGCTTCCAGCAGAGCCAGGTCGGTAAACGCGTGCTGGAAGAGCAGGAGGATGTCAGGTGCTTGCGCGCGGTCGCCATGAACGCTGACGGATCGTTCGGCCTTGGCAGCGATCCACTGGCGCCCATCGACAAGCCCACGCCATTGACGCTGGCCCTGCCGGTTGCGCTGAACTGGAAGGATGGTTCGCCGTTACCGACACCACGCAAGTTCAGCGCCAGCGACAACTATAGAATTACTCGTTGCAAGTTTGAAGGTGTGTCGGTTGAGGGGGCTGAAGTCTGGTGCACTGCCAGCGAATCGGGAACTTATGCCACGCTGGATCTCAAGCCTGTAGGTGCACAAGAGCCAGGTAAAGCACGACGGGTGGTCGGACGGGTAGTGTTGGATCAGATCCCGACGGCAATGGGGTCAGTTGCCCGGCTCCAGTCGCCGGTGGCGAAATGA
- a CDS encoding DMT family transporter — MNKVMSLREWGLLIALSLLWGGSFFFNGIAVKELPPFTLVMLRVGLAALVLLALVRLLGLYMPREWRIWRAFLAMGLLNNLLPFCLIVWGQARIGSGLASILNATTPLFAVIVAHLLTEDENISVNKLAGVALGFVGVAIMIGSAAWSGLDGNLWAQLAVLAAALSYAVAGVYGRRFKVMGVAPLITAAGQISASAVLLVPLALLIDLPWKLAARSLTTWAAVAGLVLLSTALAYVVFFRILATAGATNLMLVTFLIPLSAIVLGVLVLGERLETRHFIGMGLIALGLAAIDGRLLKWRRVAAEDPDRFIGRDI, encoded by the coding sequence ATGAACAAAGTCATGAGCCTGAGGGAGTGGGGCCTGTTGATTGCCCTGTCGCTACTGTGGGGTGGTTCGTTCTTCTTCAATGGTATTGCCGTGAAGGAACTGCCGCCTTTCACCCTGGTGATGCTGCGCGTGGGGCTGGCGGCGCTGGTACTGCTTGCGCTGGTACGGCTGCTGGGGCTGTACATGCCGCGAGAGTGGCGGATCTGGCGGGCGTTTTTGGCCATGGGGCTGCTCAACAACCTGTTGCCATTCTGCCTGATCGTCTGGGGCCAGGCCCGCATCGGCAGCGGCCTGGCCTCGATCCTCAATGCCACCACGCCGCTGTTTGCGGTGATCGTTGCGCACCTGCTGACCGAGGACGAAAACATCAGCGTCAACAAGCTGGCCGGTGTTGCGCTGGGCTTTGTCGGAGTGGCGATCATGATTGGCTCGGCGGCTTGGTCCGGCCTGGACGGCAACCTGTGGGCACAACTGGCAGTGTTGGCGGCGGCCTTGTCATACGCCGTGGCCGGGGTTTACGGGCGGCGCTTCAAGGTCATGGGGGTGGCGCCGCTGATCACTGCCGCCGGACAGATCAGTGCGTCGGCCGTCTTGTTGGTGCCGCTGGCGTTGCTGATCGACCTACCCTGGAAGCTGGCCGCGCGAAGCCTGACAACCTGGGCGGCGGTGGCCGGTTTGGTGTTGCTTTCCACCGCGCTGGCCTATGTGGTGTTCTTTCGTATCTTGGCCACGGCCGGGGCGACCAACCTGATGCTGGTGACCTTCCTGATTCCGCTCAGTGCCATCGTGCTTGGCGTGCTGGTGCTGGGGGAGCGTCTGGAGACCAGGCACTTTATCGGTATGGGGCTGATTGCCCTGGGGTTGGCGGCGATCGACGGGCGCTTGCTGAAGTGGCGGCGGGTGGCGGCGGAGGATCCGGACCGTTTTATCGGCCGGGATATTTAG